Proteins encoded by one window of Phytohabitans houttuyneae:
- a CDS encoding potassium/proton antiporter, which translates to MEVALLMGAVVLLVAVGAVRLSTRLGLPSLLVYLAIGVALGESGLGIEFENAELTRTLGFCALIVIIAEGGLTARWGQLRPVLGVSATLATLGVMASSVVVGVAVHLVLDLDWRLALLYGAVLSSTDAAAVFATLRRLRLPPRLVATLEAESGMNDAPAVLLVLLLSMDPVGGGHPWWYEVLVVVYELAAGAAIGYLVGFGGRWALRRAALPSAGLYPIAAVGLTVLAYAAGAVAHASGFLAVYVAGVVLGNARLPHRQAILGFADGLAWLAQIGLFVLLGLLASPARLADALVPAIVTGLALVLLARPLSVVLSATPFRIGVRDQTFLSWAGLRGAVPIVLATVPLSAGVEGAAQLFDVVFVLVVIFTLVQGGTLAPVARLLRVSAPAEATEIHVDSAPLEHMRADLLQMEVPPGSRLAGVHLDELRLPVGASVTLVLRDGVGFVPGPDTRLKVGDSLLIVATAQVRDAAERRLRAVSRRGRLARWFSEYGDDRDD; encoded by the coding sequence ATGGAGGTCGCCCTCCTCATGGGGGCGGTCGTCCTGCTCGTGGCCGTCGGCGCGGTGCGCCTCTCCACCCGACTGGGCCTGCCGAGCCTCCTGGTCTACCTGGCGATCGGCGTCGCGCTCGGCGAGTCCGGGCTGGGCATCGAGTTCGAAAACGCCGAGCTCACGCGGACCCTCGGCTTCTGCGCGCTCATCGTGATCATTGCGGAGGGCGGGCTGACCGCGCGGTGGGGACAGCTGCGCCCGGTGCTCGGCGTCTCGGCCACGCTCGCCACGCTGGGCGTGATGGCCAGCTCGGTCGTCGTCGGCGTGGCCGTACACCTGGTGCTCGACCTCGACTGGCGGCTCGCCCTCCTCTATGGTGCGGTGCTCTCCTCGACGGACGCGGCGGCCGTTTTCGCCACCCTGCGCAGGCTGCGGCTGCCACCCCGGCTTGTCGCCACGCTCGAGGCCGAGTCCGGCATGAACGACGCCCCGGCCGTCCTCCTCGTCCTCCTTCTCTCCATGGACCCGGTCGGCGGCGGCCACCCCTGGTGGTACGAGGTGCTGGTCGTCGTGTACGAGCTGGCGGCCGGCGCGGCCATCGGGTACCTGGTCGGGTTCGGCGGCCGGTGGGCGCTGCGCCGGGCCGCGCTCCCGTCGGCCGGGCTCTACCCGATCGCGGCGGTGGGCCTGACCGTCCTCGCGTACGCGGCCGGCGCGGTCGCGCACGCCTCCGGCTTCCTCGCCGTGTACGTGGCCGGCGTGGTGCTGGGCAACGCCCGCCTGCCGCACCGCCAGGCGATCCTCGGGTTCGCCGACGGGCTGGCCTGGCTCGCCCAGATCGGCCTGTTCGTCCTGCTCGGCCTGCTCGCCTCGCCGGCGCGGCTGGCCGACGCGCTGGTACCGGCGATCGTCACCGGCCTCGCCCTCGTGCTGCTGGCCAGGCCGCTGTCGGTGGTGCTGTCCGCGACGCCGTTCCGGATCGGCGTGCGCGACCAGACCTTCCTGTCCTGGGCCGGGCTGCGCGGCGCCGTGCCGATCGTCCTCGCGACCGTGCCGCTGTCCGCCGGCGTCGAAGGCGCGGCCCAGCTGTTCGACGTGGTGTTCGTGCTGGTCGTGATCTTCACCCTGGTACAGGGCGGCACGCTCGCCCCGGTCGCCCGCCTGCTGCGGGTCTCCGCGCCGGCCGAGGCCACAGAGATACACGTGGACAGCGCGCCGCTGGAGCACATGCGCGCCGACCTGCTCCAGATGGAGGTGCCGCCGGGCTCGCGCCTGGCCGGCGTGCACCTGGACGAGCTGCGCCTGCCGGTCGGCGCCTCGGTCACGCTCGTGCTCCGCGACGGGGTCGGCTTCGTGCCTGGCCCGGACACCCGCCTCAAGGTGGGGGACAGCCTGCTGATCGTCGCCACCGCCCAGGTGCGCGACGCCGCCGAGCGGCGTCTGCGCGCGGTGAGCCGCCGGGGCAGGTTGGCGAGATGGTTCTCCGAGTACGGCGACGATCGCGACGATTGA
- the lspA gene encoding signal peptidase II yields the protein MSTETEETVGERPAPPVRRAAVLVLLATAAVSVLIDQVTKHLALANLDDDESVRALGGLVYLSLTRNSGAAFSLGSDYTFVFPLITCGVIAWIVWMALRLRSVPWGVALGFVLGGALGNASDRIFRAPGPLRGHVVDMFSLFGPNGEYWPIFNVADMSLICGVVLAVGLEFTGRQRDGSRVRAKAAKKPKAAEEE from the coding sequence CTGAGCACCGAGACGGAAGAAACGGTAGGCGAGCGGCCGGCCCCGCCGGTCCGACGGGCGGCGGTGCTGGTGCTGCTCGCCACCGCCGCCGTCTCGGTGCTCATCGATCAGGTCACCAAACACCTCGCGCTCGCCAACCTCGACGACGACGAGTCGGTGCGCGCGCTCGGCGGGCTCGTCTATCTGAGCCTGACCCGCAACAGCGGCGCGGCGTTCAGCCTCGGCAGTGACTACACATTCGTGTTCCCGCTGATCACCTGCGGGGTGATCGCGTGGATCGTGTGGATGGCGCTGCGGCTGCGGTCGGTGCCCTGGGGCGTCGCGCTGGGCTTCGTGCTCGGCGGCGCGCTCGGCAACGCCAGTGACCGCATCTTCCGGGCCCCCGGGCCGCTGCGCGGGCACGTGGTCGACATGTTCAGCCTGTTCGGGCCCAACGGTGAGTACTGGCCGATCTTCAACGTGGCCGACATGTCGCTGATCTGCGGCGTGGTGCTCGCGGTCGGGCTGGAGTTCACCGGCCGCCAGCGCGACGGGAGCCGGGTGCGCGCCAAGGCGGCCAAAAAGCCAAAGGCGGCAGAAGAGGAATGA
- a CDS encoding TraR/DksA family transcriptional regulator yields MAKPADTKTATSRKPAKGTRSAAETEKIRAALAGRRDELQAEYDQTLSEITELQRERLTDSAGDDQADTGTKTFEREQEISLANGILDRISQVERALERLDAGNYGWCERCGNPIPVERLAAFPSATLCVTCKQLEERR; encoded by the coding sequence ATGGCGAAGCCAGCTGACACCAAGACCGCCACCAGCCGCAAGCCGGCGAAGGGGACCCGCAGTGCCGCGGAGACCGAGAAGATCCGGGCCGCCCTGGCGGGGCGCCGGGACGAGTTGCAGGCCGAGTACGATCAGACGCTGAGCGAGATCACCGAGCTTCAGCGCGAGCGGCTCACCGACTCGGCCGGCGATGACCAGGCCGACACGGGCACGAAGACGTTCGAGCGGGAGCAGGAGATCTCCCTCGCCAACGGCATTCTCGACCGGATCAGTCAGGTGGAGCGTGCGCTGGAGCGGCTCGACGCGGGCAACTACGGCTGGTGCGAGCGGTGCGGCAACCCGATCCCCGTGGAGCGGCTCGCCGCGTTCCCCTCAGCGACGCTGTGCGTGACGTGCAAGCAGTTGGAGGAGCGGCGCTGA
- a CDS encoding DivIVA domain-containing protein: MPLTPADVHNVAFKKPPIGKRGYDEEEVDAFLDEVERELARLIEENNELRAQVERGGGGRGGAPAGPGADPRLAAELNDMKAQLDRVQRDKAAAEQAARAMQAELEQVRSQGGPVVGGDGEQQALRVLMMAQRTADDHVADARREADKLLSDARSKAEEVTREARAKADALERDARQRHQEAMGGLDAKRTALQKHIEELKQFEREYRTRLKAYLESQLRDLDGRGQGLEAEMTRADSNRVQSGSGGLATAGLAGSYGGGRSGALESGR, encoded by the coding sequence ATGCCGCTCACCCCGGCCGACGTTCACAACGTCGCCTTCAAGAAGCCTCCGATCGGCAAGCGGGGGTACGACGAGGAGGAGGTCGACGCCTTCCTTGACGAGGTTGAGCGCGAACTCGCCCGTCTGATCGAAGAGAACAACGAGCTCCGAGCTCAGGTCGAGCGCGGTGGTGGCGGTCGTGGCGGCGCTCCAGCCGGCCCGGGTGCCGACCCGCGACTGGCCGCCGAGCTCAACGACATGAAGGCCCAGCTTGACCGCGTCCAGCGGGACAAGGCGGCCGCCGAGCAGGCGGCACGGGCCATGCAGGCGGAGCTCGAGCAGGTGCGCTCACAGGGCGGTCCGGTTGTCGGTGGCGACGGCGAGCAGCAGGCCCTGCGGGTCCTGATGATGGCCCAGCGCACCGCCGACGACCACGTGGCAGACGCCCGTCGGGAAGCCGACAAGCTGCTGTCCGACGCGCGTTCCAAGGCGGAGGAGGTCACCCGCGAGGCGCGGGCCAAGGCCGACGCCCTGGAGCGGGACGCCCGGCAGCGCCACCAGGAGGCGATGGGCGGGCTCGACGCCAAGCGCACCGCTCTCCAGAAGCACATCGAGGAGCTCAAGCAGTTCGAGCGCGAGTACCGCACCCGGCTCAAGGCGTACCTGGAGAGCCAGCTGCGGGACCTCGACGGTCGGGGGCAGGGCCTCGAAGCGGAGATGACCCGCGCCGACAGCAACCGCGTCCAGAGTGGCAGCGGTGGCCTGGCGACCGCTGGTCTGGCCGGTTCGTACGGCGGTGGCCGTTCGGGCGCGCTCGAGTCCGGCCGCTAA
- a CDS encoding DUF167 domain-containing protein — translation MVTPPDALAVPVRVKPGAARARVGGRHDGPFGPALVIAVHAPPVDGRATEAARRALAEALGVRPAQVTLRSGAASRDKLFEVSGAGSSVDLAGRLDALRETSW, via the coding sequence ATGGTCACGCCGCCTGACGCTCTCGCCGTGCCGGTCCGGGTCAAGCCCGGCGCCGCACGCGCGCGGGTGGGTGGGCGGCACGACGGGCCGTTCGGGCCGGCGCTGGTGATCGCGGTGCACGCGCCGCCGGTCGACGGGCGGGCCACCGAGGCGGCTCGACGGGCACTGGCCGAGGCGCTGGGCGTGCGGCCCGCACAGGTCACCCTCCGCTCCGGCGCCGCCAGCCGGGACAAGCTCTTCGAGGTGAGCGGCGCCGGCAGCTCGGTCGATCTCGCCGGCCGCCTCGACGCGCTCCGCGAGACCTCCTGGTGA